In Streptomyces sp. NBC_00569, a single genomic region encodes these proteins:
- a CDS encoding GTP-binding protein yields MDFASSNGGGGRSTTSAKIVVAGGFGVGKTTFVGAVSEINPLRTEAVMTSASAGIDDLTHTGDKTTTTVAMDFGRITLDQDLILYLFGTPGQDRFWFMWDDLVRGAIGAIVLVDTRRLADCFPAVDYFENSGLPFVVALNGFEGHQPYTPDEVREALQIGPDTPIITTDARHRADAKSGLITLVEHALMARLK; encoded by the coding sequence GTGGACTTCGCAAGCTCTAACGGCGGAGGCGGCCGTTCCACCACGTCCGCGAAGATCGTGGTGGCAGGCGGCTTCGGCGTCGGCAAGACCACGTTCGTGGGCGCCGTCTCCGAGATCAACCCTCTGCGCACCGAGGCCGTCATGACGTCCGCGTCCGCGGGCATCGACGACCTCACCCACACCGGGGACAAGACCACCACCACGGTGGCGATGGACTTCGGCCGCATCACGCTCGACCAGGACCTGATCCTGTACCTCTTCGGTACACCCGGTCAGGACCGCTTCTGGTTCATGTGGGACGACCTGGTCCGCGGCGCGATCGGCGCGATCGTCCTCGTCGACACCCGCCGCCTCGCCGACTGCTTCCCGGCCGTCGACTACTTCGAGAACTCCGGGCTGCCCTTCGTCGTCGCCCTCAACGGCTTCGAGGGACACCAGCCCTACACGCCCGACGAGGTGCGCGAGGCGCTCCAGATCGGCCCGGACACCCCGATCATCACCACGGACGCCCGACACCGTGCGGATGCAAAGAGTGGCCTGATCACGCTGGTCGAGCACGCCCTGATGGCCCGCCTGAAGTAG
- a CDS encoding DUF742 domain-containing protein has translation MTPPTASHDPYGVSPHASYGPEGDQPLVRPYAMTGGRTRPRYQLAIEALVSTTADPAQLIGLLPEHQRICHLCREVKSVAEVSALLSMPLGVARILVADLAEAGMVAIHQPGGDENAGGQPDVTLLERVLSGLRKL, from the coding sequence ATGACCCCGCCCACCGCCTCTCACGACCCGTACGGCGTATCTCCGCACGCCTCGTACGGTCCTGAGGGCGACCAGCCGCTGGTGCGTCCTTATGCGATGACCGGTGGCCGGACACGGCCGCGCTACCAGCTCGCCATCGAGGCGCTCGTCAGCACGACCGCCGACCCGGCCCAGCTGATAGGGCTGCTCCCCGAGCACCAGCGCATCTGCCACCTGTGCCGCGAGGTCAAGTCCGTGGCGGAGGTGTCGGCCCTGCTGTCGATGCCTCTCGGTGTGGCCCGGATCCTCGTCGCGGACCTGGCGGAAGCGGGAATGGTGGCCATCCACCAGCCCGGTGGCGACGAGAACGCAGGCGGCCAGCCCGACGTGACACTGCTCGAAAGGGTGCTCAGTGGACTTCGCAAGCTCTAA